A single region of the Polyodon spathula isolate WHYD16114869_AA chromosome 5, ASM1765450v1, whole genome shotgun sequence genome encodes:
- the LOC121315465 gene encoding collagen alpha-1(X) chain-like, translated as MELQVTRVFLLLLSLSAAHGGAYYGKSDTKGPQYQPYNVKSQALPMVGEPGPPGEPGERGPPGHPGPPGKAGYGAPGVQGPPGPPGPPGYSAVGKPGSPGSPGKPGEQGFPGEKGGTGPQGHQGPRGVPGPPGIPGPAGLSSPGKSGPQGMPGLPGSQGLPGIKGHQGPPGMQGPKGENGYGVPGAQGERGPEGPAGPPGRQGTPGVGKPGTPGYPGEPGKQGMPGLNGPPGPMGMPGQKGPAGSPGPMSIGKSGENGAPGMPGPTGPKGPPGPAGQSGSPGLPGYGKPGLPGLKGDRGASGVPGAPGLKGEQGSAGHSGEPGRPGPSGLPGPQGQRGFSGETGQAGPKGEAGQMGEPGQKGFKGAQGSQGFEGKPGYPGPPGPVGSRGIPGPSGVKGDTGTAGSPGIPGQPGSPGSKGNAGQPGEPGPRGQDGIPGSRGPSGPPGSAGAPGLKGHPGTPGQPGPAGITAKGVPGPMGPPGFPGARGSDGRPGTPGLPGPPGPAGEMIYQKSIKSAQMQMAPISAFSALLSKAYPHAQTPIQFDNTLYNGQQHYDPSTGVFTCRIPGVYYFAYHVHVKGSNVLVALYKNGSPIMYTYDEYKKGYLDQASGSGVLYLQEDDQVWVQIPDDHSTGVYASENIHCSFSGFLIGST; from the exons ATGGAGTTACAAGTTACAAGAGTCTTTCTCCTTCTGCTTTCCTTGAGCGCGGCGCATGGGGGAGCATACTACGGGAAGTCTGACACCAAGGGGCCTCAGTACCAACCGTACAACGTGAAGAGTCAAG cGCTACCGATGGTCGGAGAACCGGGCCCCCCCGGTGAACCAGGAGAGCGAGGCCCTCCAGGTCATCCAGGGCCTCCAGGCAAGGCTGGCTATGGGGCGCCAGGAGTACAAGGCCCTCCTGGGCCACCAGGACCACCCGGATACTCTGCTGTAGGAAAGCCAGGATCTCCGGGTTCTCCAGGCAAACCTGGCGAACAAGGCTTCCCTGGGGAAAAAGGAGGAACCGGACCCCAGGGACATCAAGGGCCCAGGGGGGTCCCAGGACCTCCTGGGATTCCTGGACCTGCTGGCCTCTCTTCTCCAGGAAAGTCAGGGCCACAAGGTATGCCAGGTTTACCAGGGTCACAAGGGTTACCAGGAATAAAGGGACATCAGGGTCCTCCAGGCATGCAAGGCCCCAAAGGAGAGAATGGATACGGAGTCCCAGGGGCTCAAGGAGAGAGAGGTCCTGAAGGGCCAGCAGGTCCACCTGGGAGGCAAGGGACCCCTGGGGTGGGTAAACCTGGTACACCTGGGTATCCAGGGGAGCCAGGGAAGCAAGGAATGCCCGGCTTAAATGGGCCCCCTGGACCCATGGGCATGCCAGGTCAAAAGGGCCCTGCTGGGTCACCTGGGCCAATGAGTATAGGAAAGTCAGGAGAAAATGGTGCCCCAGGTATGCCTGGTCCAACTGGGCCAAAAGGTCCACCTGGACCTGCAGGGCAGAGTGGGAGCCCAGGGCTTCCAGGTTATGGAAAACCAGGTCTGCCCGGGCTTAAAGGTGACAGAGGGGCATCAGGTGTGCCAGGTGCACCTGGTCTTAAAGGAGAACAGGGGTCAGCCGGGCACTCAGGGGAACCAGGCCGCCCTGGGCCATCAGGCCTACCAGGGCCTCAGGGCCAAAGAGGGTTTTCTGGAGAAACTGGACAGGCAGGACCAAAAGGTGAAGCTGGTCAAATGGGAGAACCAGGGCAGAAGGGTTTTAAAGGCGCTCAGGGTTCACAAGGCTTTGAAGGGAAACCAGGGTATCCAGGACCACCTGGCCCTGTGGGTTCCAGGGGAATCCCGGGGCCATCAGGTGTGAAGGGTGACACAGGAACAGCGGGTTCTCCTGGTATCCCCGGGCAACCAGGCAGCCCAGGATCTAAAGGCAATGCAGGCCAACCAGGTGAACCAGGACCAAGGGGACAAGATGGGATACCCGGCTCAAGAGGACCCAGCGGTCCACCAGGGTCTGCAGGTGCGCCTGGTTTAAAAGGGCATCCTGGCACTCCCGGGCAACCAGGGCCTGCCGGTATCACAGCTAAAGGAGTGCCAGGTCCAATGGGCCCCCCTGGGTTTCCTGGCGCAAGAGGATCAGATGGTCGCCCCGGAACTCCTGGTCTTCCAGGACCACCAGGCCCCGCAGGAGAGATGATCTATCAGAAGAGTATAAAGTCTGCACAAATGCAAATGGCTCCCATATCTGCTTTTAGTGCCCTGCTTAGCAAGGCCTACCCACATGCACAAACTCCCATTCAGTTTGACAACACCCTGTATAATGGACAGCAACACTATGACCCTTCCACCGGAGTCTTCACATGTCGCATACCGGGAGTCTACTATTTTGCATACCACGTTCATGTTAAGGGCTCTAACGTTTTGGTTGCGCTGTATAAAAACGGTTCCCCGATAATGTACACCTATGATGAATATAAGAAAGGCTATCTGGATCAAGCCTCGGGAAGTGGTGTCCTCTACCTCCAGGAAGACGACCAGGTGTGGGTTCAGATTCCAGACGATCACTCCACCGGTGTCTATGCCTCTGAAAACATTCACTGCTCCTTCAGTGGATTCCTGATTGGCTCTACGTGA